The Spiribacter vilamensis genome segment CTCGACCTCGATGGTGAAATCCACGTGGCCGGGCGTGTCGATGATATTGATACGGGTCTCGGGGTACTGCTGGTCCATACCCCGCCAGAATGTAGTCGTGGCCGCAGAAGTAATGGTGATGCCACGCTCCTGCTCCTGATCCATCCAGTCCATGACCGCCGCGCCGTCATGCACCTCGCCCATTTTATGGGAGATCCCGGTGTAGAAGAGAATGCGCTCGGTGACCGTTGTCTTCCCGGCATCAATATGCGCCATGATGCCGATATTCCGGTAGCGCTCGATCGGTGTTTTGCGTGCCAAAACCTGTTACCCCTGAACCTGATTACCAGCGGAAATGGGAGAAGGCCTTGTTAGCCTCCGCCATACGATGGGTATCTTCCCGCTTTTTCACGGCACTGCCACGACCCTCGGCTGCTTCCAGCAGCTCGTTGCCGAGACGATGCCCCATGGTGGCCTCGCTACGTTTGCGCGCGGCCTCGATTACCCAGCGCATGCCGAGCGTGTTACGCCGCTGCGGGCGAACTTCGACCGGTACCTGGTAAGTTGCCCCACCAACACGGCGCGATTTGACCTCGACCACCGGCCGGACCTTGTCCAGCGCGGTTTCGAGTACTTCCATCGGCTCGCCGCTGTTCTTCTCGGCGATGCGATCGAGCGCGGTGTAGACGATCTTCTCGGCCACGGCCCGCTTTCCGTCGCGCATAATCTGGTTGACGAAGCGCGTCAGCATTTCGCTGTCGTACTTCGGATCCGCCAGGACCTTGCGCTTGGGTACTTCTCTTCTTCTCGGCATGATTGACTACCCGTTTATCCTTTAGGCCGCTTGGCGCCGTACTTTGAACGACCCTGGCGACGCTTGCTGACACCGGCGGTGTCCAGCGAGCCACGAACCACGTGGTACCGCACACCGGGAAGGTCCTTGACCCGGCCGCCACGAATGAGCGCAACCGAGTGCTCCTGAAGGTTATGCCCCTCACCGCCGATGTAACTGGCAACCTCGTAACCGTTGGTCAGCCGCACGCGCGCGACCTTCCGCAGCGCCGAGTTCGGCTTCTTCGGGGTGGTGGTATAGACGCGGGCGCAAACGCCTCGCCGCTGAGGACAGGCCTCGAGCGCCGGCACGTTGCTCTTCTCGTGCCGCCGCTTGCGAGGCTTGCGCACCAGCTGATTGATCGTGGCCATAGAGTTTTAACTCCCGTCCTTCAACGAACACCGGGCCGGTTAAACCAGCTCCGGCGAAAGCCGTTAAGTGTAGGATCGGGCTTCATGGGTGTCAACCAGAAGCCCCGACCCGTTAGTTTTCCGACAAATCGCTCGTGTTGGGCGCTGCCGCGGCATTGCCCAGACCGAACTGTGGCGCCATCGGGATCATCGGCGACGGCGTTTCCCGACGCTGGCGCTGACGATCCTGATGATACGCATAACCCGTGCCCGCAGGAATCAGGCGACCGACGATCACGTTTTCCTTGAGGCCACGCAGGTCATCACGTGCGCCGCGGGTAGCCGCGTCGGTGAGCACCCGCGTAGTCTCCTGGAACGATGCCGCGGAGATGAACGAATCGGTCGCCAGCGAGGCCTTGGTGATCCCCAGCAGCTGAGGTTCCCAGACCGCCGGTTCACGCCCCTGCTCCACGAGCTGCTCGTTCTCGTCCTCGACACGCCCCCAGTCCGCCTGCTCACCGCGCAGGTATCGGGTATCACCGGGATCGCGGATCTCGACCTTGCGCAGCATCTGGCGACTGATCACCTCAATGTGCTTGTCATTGATGTTCACGCCCTGCAGCCGGTAGACATCCTGGATCTCCTTGACCATGTAGGCGGCCAGTTCGGCCACGCCCAGCAGACGAAGGATGTCATGCGGATTGGGCTCGCCATCGGCAATCACTTCGCCCTTTTCGACGAATTCGCCCTCGAACACGGTCACGTTGCGGTGCTTCGGAATGAGCTCTTCGTACTCCTCGCCATCCGTCGTGGTGAGCACCAGCCGCTGCTTACCCTTGGTGTCCTTGCCAAAGCTCACCGTACCGGACGTCTCTGCAAGGATCGCCGGTTCCTTCGGCTTGCGGGCCTCGAACAGGTCGGCCACCCGCGGCAGACCACCGGTGATGTCGCGCGTCTTCGACGATTCCTGCGGAATGCGCGCGATAACGTCGCCCACATCCACCTCGGCACCGTCTTCGACACTCACGATCGCGCCGCCGGGCAATGCATAGTGAGCGGCGATCTCGGTACCGGCGAGGTTGAGGTCGTTACCCGCCTCGTCGACCAGCTTCACCACCGGACGGAGATCCTTGTAGGCCACCTTCTCGTTGGTGCTGGTACGGATATGCTCCCCGGTGCCGCGGCTCTTCGGATCGGTCACCACCAGACTGCTCAGGCCGGTGACCTCGTCCGTCTCACGGTTGACCGTTACGCCCTCGACGAAGTCGTAGAACTTGAGACGCCCCTTCACCTCGGTGATGATCGGATGGGTATGCGGGTCCCAGTTCGCCACGATCTGACCGGACTCGACCGCCTCCTCGTCCGCAACGGCAATGGCGGCACCGTAAGGCACCTTATACCGCTCACGCTCGCGGCCGGCCTCGTCCATCACGGTGATTTCGCCGGAACGCGACACGGCCACCAGGTTGCCGGAGTGATGCTTGACCGTCTTGAGGTTATGGAGTCGAACGCTACCCGCCGACTTGACCTGGACGTTACTGACCGCAGCGGCCCGTGAGGCGGCACCACCGATGTGGAAGGTGCGCATCGTGAGCTGCGTACCGGGCTCGCCGATGGACTGGGCACCGATCACGCCCACCGACTCACCGACGTTGACCTGATGCCCGCGGGCCAGATCACGCCCGTAGCAGGCAGAACAGACACCATGACGCGTCTCGCAGGTAATCGGCGAACGCACCCAGATCTCGTCCACGCCCTCGCTCTCGATCATTTCGACCTGGCGCTCATCAATGAGCGCGCCCTGCTCGACCAGCACCTCGCCGGTCCCGGGCTTGACGACATCCTGCGCCACGATTCGGCCAAGCACCCGCTCGCCAAGGGCCTCGACCACGTCGCCGCCCTCGATCAGCGGCGTCAGGCGGAGGCCGCGGTGAGTGCCGCAATCCTCGGCCGTCACGACCAGGTCCTGCGAGACGTCCACCAGACGACGTGTGAGATAGCCGGAGTTGGCAGTCTTCAGCGCCGTATCCGCGAGTCCCTTCCGGGCACCGTGGGTGGAGATGAAGTACTGCAGGACGTTGAGGCCCTCGCGGAAGTTCGCGGTAATCGGGGTCTCGATGATCGAGCCATCGGGCTTGGCCATGAGACCACGCATGCCCGCCAGCTGACGGATCTGCGCCGGCGAGCCACGGGCCCCCGAGTCGGCCATCATGAAGATCGAGTTGGTCGACTTCTGGACGATCTCGTTGCCCTCGGCGTCGGTAACGGTCTCCTTGCCGAGCTTCTCCATCATCGCGCCCGCGACTTCCTCGTTGGTGCGCGACCAGATGTCGACCACCTTGTTGTAGCGCTCGCCGTTGGTCACCAGGCCCGAGGCGTACTGATCCTCGATGTCCTTCACCTCGATCTCGGCATCGGAGAGGATCTGCTCCTTCTCACCCGGAACGACCATGTCTTCCATGCCGATGGACACCGCCGCACGCGTAGACATGCGGAATCCGAGGTACATGATCTGGTCAGCGAAGATCACCGTCGCCTTGAGACCAAGACGCCGGTAGCACTGGTCGATCATCTCCGAGATGGCTTTCTTGCTCATGTCGCGGTCGACCAGGCTGAACGGCAGCCCCTCGGGAACGATGCTGTAGATCAGCGCCCGCCCGACCGTCGTATCCACTCGCCGGGTGGCCTCGCTGCGCTGTCCCTCGTCGTCCACCACGACTTCGTGAATACGCACCGTCACCCGCGCGTGCAGGCTCACCCGATCGCTTTCGTAGGCGCGGTGCACCTCGTCGAGATTGGCGAAGGTCATGCCCTCACCGGCCTGCTGCTGGAGCACCAGCGACATGTAGTAAAGCCCCAGCACGATATCCTGCGACGCACCAATGATCGGCTCGCCGGAGGCGGGTGCCAGGACATTGTTGGTGGCCATCATCAGGGACCGTGCCTCGAGCTGGGCTTCCAGCGCCAGCGGCACGTGGACGGCCATCTGGTCGCCGTCAAAGTCGGCGTTGAACGCCGGACAGACCAGCGGATGCAGCTGTATCGCCTTGCCTTCGACCAGCACCGGCTCGAACGCCTGGATACCCAGACGATGCAGGGTCGGCGCACGGTTCAGCATGACCGGATGCTCGCGGATCACCTCCTCGAGGATATCCCAGACCTCCGCGGTCTCGCGCTCGACCATCTTCTTGGCCGCCTTGATGGTGGTGGCGAGCCCCAGCCGCTGCAGACGCGAGAAGATGAACGGCTTGAACAGTTCCAGCGCCATCCGCTTCGGCAGGCCGGTCTGATGCAGGCGCAGGGTCGGGCCGACCACGATCACGGACCGACCGGAGTAGTCGACACGCTTGCCGAGCAGGTTCTGCCGGAAACGGCCCTGCTTGCCCTTGATCATGTCCGCCAGCGACTTCAGCGGCCGCTTGTTGGTCCCGGTGATCGCCCGGCCACGGCGGCCGTTGTCGAGCAGCGCGTCCACCGACTCCTGCAGCATGCGCTTTTCGTTGCGCACGATAATGTCCGGCGCGGACAGATCGAGCAGCCGACGCAGACGGTTGTTGCGATTGATAACCCGCCGGTAGAGATCATTGAGATCGGAGGTCGCGAAACGCCCCCCATCAAGCGGCACCAGCGGCCGCAGATCCGGAGGCAGCACCGGCAGGACGGACATCACCATCCACTCCGGTCGATTACCCGAATCGAGGAATGATTCCACCAGCTTGAGACGCTTGGACAGACGCTTGATCTTGGTCTCGGAGTTGGTGGCATCCATCTGCTCGCGAAGGGTCTCGGTCTCCTCGCGGAGATCGATGTTCTTGAGCAGGTGGCCCACCGCCTCGGCACCCATGCGGGCGTCGAACTCGTCGCCGTACTGCTCCATGGCATCGAGATACTGCTCGTCGCTCAGAAGTTGGCCCTTCTTGAGCGGCGTCATGTTCGGCTCGATAACCACGAACGCCTCGAAGTAGAGGATCCGCTCGATATCACGCAGCGTCATGTCGAGCAGCAAACCGATGCGCGAGGGCAGCGACTTGAGGAACCAGATGTGCGCGGCCGGGCTCGCCAGATCGATATGGCCCATCCGCTCGCGGCGGACCTTTGCGAGCGTCACCTCGACGCCACATTTCTCGCAGACCACGCCGCGATGCTTGAGCCGCTTGTACTTGCCGCAGAGGCACTCGTAGTCCTTGACGGGGCCGAAGATCTTCGCGCAGAAGAGTCCATCCCGCTCCGGCTTGAACGTCCGATAGTTAATGGTTTCCGGCTTTTTCACCTCGCCAAACGACCACGACCGGATCTTCTCCGGCGATGCCAATCCAATGCGGATGCCATCAAAGTCGTCGAGCTGGGCGCCCGGCTGTTTGAACAGATTCAGTAGGTCTTTCATATCGGCTACCCGTTCAGTCCTGCTCGAGCTCGATATCGATACCGAGGGAGCGAATCTCTTTGACCAGCACGTTGAAGGATTCGGGCATGCCCGCCTCCATCTGGTGCTCGCCATCGACGATGTTCTTGTACATCTTGGTCCGGCCGGCGACGTCGTCGGACTTGACCGTTAACATTTCCTGCAGTGTGTAGGCCGCGCCATATGCCTGCAGGGCCCAGACCTCCATCTCACCGAAGCGCTGGCCGCCGAACTGTGCCTTGCCGCCCAGCGGCTGCTGGGTGACCAGGCTGTAGGGCCCGGTGGAGCGCGCATGCATCTTGTCGTCGACCAGATGGTTGAGCTTGAGGATATGCATGTAGCCCACGGTCACCGGCCGGTCGAATGCATCACCGGTCCGGCCGTCATAGAGCTGTGCCTGGCCGCTCTCCGGCAGACCCGCGAGCCGCAGCATATTCTTGATCTCGCCCTCGTTGGCACCGTCGAAGACCGGTGTCGCCATCGGCACGCCGCCACGGAGGTTGTTACAAAGCTCGACGATCTCTTCGTCGGTAAAGGCGCTCAGATCCTCCTGCTTACCACTGGAGTTGTAGATCTGTTCGAGGAAGCCGCGCAGATCATCGACCTGTCGGCGGGCATCGAGCATTTCGCCGATGCGCCGCCCCAGGCCCTTGGCCGCCCAGCCCAGGTGCACCTCGAGGACCTGGCCGATGTTCATGCGCGACGGCACACCCAGCGGCGAGAGGACCACGTCGATCGGCTCGCCGTCGGCGGAGAACGGCATGTCCTCCACCGGAACGACGCGCGAGATCACGCCCTTGTTGCCGTGGCGGCCGGCGAGCTTGTCACCCGCCTGGATGCGACGCCGGACGGCCAGGTAGACCTTCACCATCTTGAGCACACCCGGGGCGAGATCATCACCAGCGCCGATCTTTTCCTTCTTCTCCTCGAAGCGGGCATCGAACGCCTCACGCTGCGACTTGAGCTGGGTCTGGACGGCCTCGAGGTGAGCCATGGCGCTCTCGTCGCGGAGCCGTATCTCGAACCAGCGACGACGATCAATGCCATGCAGATACTCGGCGGTGATCTCGGTGCCGGCCTTGAGCTGGTCCGGACCACCATCGGCGATCTGCCCGATCAGGGACTGCTCGAGACGGGCGAATGCATCGTCCTCGAAGATCCGGTACTGGTCGTCGAGATCCTTGCGGACCTCGGCCAGGGCCTCGGCCTCGATGGACAGCGCACGCGAGTCCTTCTCGACACCGTCACGGGTGAAGACCTGCACGTCGATGACCGTGCCGTCCATGCCCGTGGATACCCGCTGCGAGGTATCTTTCACGTCCGAGGCCTTCTCGCCGAAGATCGCCCGCAGGAGCTTTTCCTCCGGCGTCAGCTGCGTCTCGCCCTTGGGCGTGACCTTGCCGACGAGGATATCGCCGGCCTTGACCTCGGCACCGACATAGACGATGCCCGACTCATCGAGCTTGGAGAGCGCGCTCTCACCGACATTGGGAATGTCCGCGGTAATCTCCTCGGACCCCAGCTTGGTATCGCGGGCAACCGCCGTCAGCTCCTCGATGTGAATGGTCGTGTAGCGATCCTCCTGGACTACGTTCTCGGAGATGAGAATCGAATCCTCGAAGTTATAACCATTCCACGGCATGAACGCGACGCGCATGTTCTGGCCCAGCGCCAGCTCACCCATATCGGTGGACGGCCCATCGGCCAGCACGTCGCCGCGGCCAACCCGATCACCCGGGCGCACCAGCGGCTTCTGGTTCTGGCAGGTGCTCTGATTGGAGCGCGTGTACTTGGTCAGGTTGTAGATATCGACACCCGGCTCGCCGGACTGGGCCTCGTCATCGTTCACCCGCACGACCACGCGGGCGGCGTCGACCTGGTCGACGACACCACCACGGTCCGCGACCACGGTCACACCGGAGTCGACCGCGACGGCCCGCTCCATGCCGGTGCCCACGACGGGCTTCTCGGCGCGCAGGGTCGGCACCGCCTGGCGCTGCATGTTCGACCCCATCAGCGCGCGGTTGGCGTCGTCGTGCTCGAGGAACGGCACCATCGACGCCGCTACCGAGACGATCTGCTTCGGCGAGACGTCCATGTACTGGACCTTGTCCGGCGACGACATGCCGAACTCGTTCTGGTGACGGATCGAGATCAGCGAGTCGACGAGCTGGCCGCCCTCACCGATCCGGGCGTTCGCCTGGGCGATGATGTAGCGGCTCTCCTCGATGGCGGAGAGGTAATCCACCTGATCGGTGACCTGGCCGTCCTGCACCCGTCGATACGGCGTCTCGAGGAAACCGTAACTGTTGAGCCGGGCATAACAGGCCAGCGAGCTGATCAGACCGATGTTCGGCCCCTCCGGCGTCTCGATCGGGCAGACCCGGCCGTAATGGGTGGGGTGCACGTCACGCACCTCGAACCCGGCCCGCTCACGGGTCAGGCCGCCCGGCCCGAGCGCGGAGACACGCCGCTTGTGCGTGACCTCCGAGAGCGGGTTGTTCTGATCCATGAACTGCGAGAGCTGCGAGGAGCCGAAGAACTCCTTGATCGCCGCCGCCACCGGCTTGGCGTTGAGCAGTTCCTGGGGCATCAGCCCCTCGCTCTCTGCCAGGCTCAGGCGCTCGCGCACCGCCCGCTCGACACGAACCAGGCCGATGCGGAAGTTGTTCTCGGCCATTTCGCCCACGCAACGCACGCGACGATTACCGAGATGGTCGATGTCATCGACCGTGCCCTTGCCGTTACGGATATTGATGAGCTCGGTGAGCACCGCGAGGATGTCATCGTTACTGAGCACCCCGCTGCCCTCGACCTCGTCGCGGCCGACACGCAGGTTGAACTTCATCCGCCCGACCGAGGAGAGATCGTAGC includes the following:
- the rpsG gene encoding 30S ribosomal protein S7 — encoded protein: MPRRREVPKRKVLADPKYDSEMLTRFVNQIMRDGKRAVAEKIVYTALDRIAEKNSGEPMEVLETALDKVRPVVEVKSRRVGGATYQVPVEVRPQRRNTLGMRWVIEAARKRSEATMGHRLGNELLEAAEGRGSAVKKREDTHRMAEANKAFSHFRW
- the rpoC gene encoding DNA-directed RNA polymerase subunit beta', yielding MKDLLNLFKQPGAQLDDFDGIRIGLASPEKIRSWSFGEVKKPETINYRTFKPERDGLFCAKIFGPVKDYECLCGKYKRLKHRGVVCEKCGVEVTLAKVRRERMGHIDLASPAAHIWFLKSLPSRIGLLLDMTLRDIERILYFEAFVVIEPNMTPLKKGQLLSDEQYLDAMEQYGDEFDARMGAEAVGHLLKNIDLREETETLREQMDATNSETKIKRLSKRLKLVESFLDSGNRPEWMVMSVLPVLPPDLRPLVPLDGGRFATSDLNDLYRRVINRNNRLRRLLDLSAPDIIVRNEKRMLQESVDALLDNGRRGRAITGTNKRPLKSLADMIKGKQGRFRQNLLGKRVDYSGRSVIVVGPTLRLHQTGLPKRMALELFKPFIFSRLQRLGLATTIKAAKKMVERETAEVWDILEEVIREHPVMLNRAPTLHRLGIQAFEPVLVEGKAIQLHPLVCPAFNADFDGDQMAVHVPLALEAQLEARSLMMATNNVLAPASGEPIIGASQDIVLGLYYMSLVLQQQAGEGMTFANLDEVHRAYESDRVSLHARVTVRIHEVVVDDEGQRSEATRRVDTTVGRALIYSIVPEGLPFSLVDRDMSKKAISEMIDQCYRRLGLKATVIFADQIMYLGFRMSTRAAVSIGMEDMVVPGEKEQILSDAEIEVKDIEDQYASGLVTNGERYNKVVDIWSRTNEEVAGAMMEKLGKETVTDAEGNEIVQKSTNSIFMMADSGARGSPAQIRQLAGMRGLMAKPDGSIIETPITANFREGLNVLQYFISTHGARKGLADTALKTANSGYLTRRLVDVSQDLVVTAEDCGTHRGLRLTPLIEGGDVVEALGERVLGRIVAQDVVKPGTGEVLVEQGALIDERQVEMIESEGVDEIWVRSPITCETRHGVCSACYGRDLARGHQVNVGESVGVIGAQSIGEPGTQLTMRTFHIGGAASRAAAVSNVQVKSAGSVRLHNLKTVKHHSGNLVAVSRSGEITVMDEAGRERERYKVPYGAAIAVADEEAVESGQIVANWDPHTHPIITEVKGRLKFYDFVEGVTVNRETDEVTGLSSLVVTDPKSRGTGEHIRTSTNEKVAYKDLRPVVKLVDEAGNDLNLAGTEIAAHYALPGGAIVSVEDGAEVDVGDVIARIPQESSKTRDITGGLPRVADLFEARKPKEPAILAETSGTVSFGKDTKGKQRLVLTTTDGEEYEELIPKHRNVTVFEGEFVEKGEVIADGEPNPHDILRLLGVAELAAYMVKEIQDVYRLQGVNINDKHIEVISRQMLRKVEIRDPGDTRYLRGEQADWGRVEDENEQLVEQGREPAVWEPQLLGITKASLATDSFISAASFQETTRVLTDAATRGARDDLRGLKENVIVGRLIPAGTGYAYHQDRQRQRRETPSPMIPMAPQFGLGNAAAAPNTSDLSEN
- the rpoB gene encoding DNA-directed RNA polymerase subunit beta, with the translated sequence MAYTFTEKKRIRNDFGKQPKVLDVPYLLTTQIESYRDFLQLEQDPDGREDKGLHAALDSVFPIESYSGNARLEYVNYRIGDPAFDVKECQLRGMTYAAPLRVLVRLIINDKETRTVKDIREQEVYMGEMPLMTRNGTFVINGTERVIVQQLHRSPGVFFDHDKGKTHSSGKLLFTARVIPYRGSWLDFEFDPKDSIYVRIDRRRKLPATVLLRGLGYDNEQILDMFFEKNTYHLRKKGADLELVPERLRGETATFEIKDSEGNVIVESGRRITARHIRQMDKAGLKKLQVPDDYLVGRILAEDIIDKSTGEVLASANTELTDELVQALRDGGIKKFRVLFINDVDQGPYISNTLNIDTTTTPLEALIEIYRMMRPGEPPTKDAAENLFANLFFSEDRYDLSSVGRMKFNLRVGRDEVEGSGVLSNDDILAVLTELINIRNGKGTVDDIDHLGNRRVRCVGEMAENNFRIGLVRVERAVRERLSLAESEGLMPQELLNAKPVAAAIKEFFGSSQLSQFMDQNNPLSEVTHKRRVSALGPGGLTRERAGFEVRDVHPTHYGRVCPIETPEGPNIGLISSLACYARLNSYGFLETPYRRVQDGQVTDQVDYLSAIEESRYIIAQANARIGEGGQLVDSLISIRHQNEFGMSSPDKVQYMDVSPKQIVSVAASMVPFLEHDDANRALMGSNMQRQAVPTLRAEKPVVGTGMERAVAVDSGVTVVADRGGVVDQVDAARVVVRVNDDEAQSGEPGVDIYNLTKYTRSNQSTCQNQKPLVRPGDRVGRGDVLADGPSTDMGELALGQNMRVAFMPWNGYNFEDSILISENVVQEDRYTTIHIEELTAVARDTKLGSEEITADIPNVGESALSKLDESGIVYVGAEVKAGDILVGKVTPKGETQLTPEEKLLRAIFGEKASDVKDTSQRVSTGMDGTVIDVQVFTRDGVEKDSRALSIEAEALAEVRKDLDDQYRIFEDDAFARLEQSLIGQIADGGPDQLKAGTEITAEYLHGIDRRRWFEIRLRDESAMAHLEAVQTQLKSQREAFDARFEEKKEKIGAGDDLAPGVLKMVKVYLAVRRRIQAGDKLAGRHGNKGVISRVVPVEDMPFSADGEPIDVVLSPLGVPSRMNIGQVLEVHLGWAAKGLGRRIGEMLDARRQVDDLRGFLEQIYNSSGKQEDLSAFTDEEIVELCNNLRGGVPMATPVFDGANEGEIKNMLRLAGLPESGQAQLYDGRTGDAFDRPVTVGYMHILKLNHLVDDKMHARSTGPYSLVTQQPLGGKAQFGGQRFGEMEVWALQAYGAAYTLQEMLTVKSDDVAGRTKMYKNIVDGEHQMEAGMPESFNVLVKEIRSLGIDIELEQD
- the rpsL gene encoding 30S ribosomal protein S12 encodes the protein MATINQLVRKPRKRRHEKSNVPALEACPQRRGVCARVYTTTPKKPNSALRKVARVRLTNGYEVASYIGGEGHNLQEHSVALIRGGRVKDLPGVRYHVVRGSLDTAGVSKRRQGRSKYGAKRPKG